A stretch of DNA from Dehalobacterium formicoaceticum:
TCTGAAAAACGGGGACATTGATGTGATCTGGAATGCCTTAGGCATCACAGAAAAGAGAAAAAAAGAAATTGCTTTTACCAATGTATATATGATCGATAAGAACGTGATTGTAGTACCTGTTAATTCATCTTTACCAATGTATATATGATCGATAAGAACGTGATTGTAGTACCTGTTAATTCATCCATCAAAACAAAAGCAGATTTGGCAGGGAAAATTGTCGGTCTTCAGGCAGGGAGTACCGCGGAGCCTGCGGTCACCGACGACCCCATTGGTAAAGAACTGAAGGAAATCCGCAAATTTGAAAATCCCACCCAGGCTTTATTGGATCTTCAGGCCGGGCGTATTGATGCAGTGGTCACCAATGAAATGAATGGACGTTTTCTGATTAACCAGGAAAATGCACAGGATAAATACCATATCTTATCGGAAGAAGCAGGTTATTTTGGGGAAGAGCCCTATGGTGTTGGCTTGCGTTTGGAAGATAAGGCTTTCCTGGCTGAGTTGAATCGGGTACTCGATGAAATGAAAGCGGATGGTACTGCAGCTCAGATCAGTGAAAAATGGTTTGGAGCAAACATCATCGAATAATAACCATTAAGGAAAGATCACTAAACATCTTAAAAAAGATCAACAACTGGGAATAGTAAGTATGCTTGAAGTGCTTCCTATTCCCTGCTTTTTTTGTTTCGATGAAATATCAAGTAATATAAGACAAGCTGAAGGGAAAAACACGATGGAATACATACTGGAGATTTTACCTGTTCTTTTAAAGGGTCTTGGGATATCCCTGAAAATCTATGTCACTGTCATAGTTTTAATTCTGCCCTTAGCGATATTAGTGGCAATTGGCAAGGTGTCTGGGCCCCAAATTTTAAAAAAGATTCTCCATTTATATACTTGGATCTGGCGGGGTACCCCCTTGCTGCTCCAATTGTTTTTTGTTTACTATGCTTTTCCCTATTTTGGGATTACCTTATCGCCCTTTGCCTGTGTGATTCTGGCTTTTGTTTTGAATATTGCGGCCTATGAGGCGGAGATAATACGGGCGGGAATTGAATCCATTGACAAAGGACAATATGAGGCGGC
This window harbors:
- a CDS encoding amino acid ABC transporter permease, producing the protein MEYILEILPVLLKGLGISLKIYVTVIVLILPLAILVAIGKVSGPQILKKILHLYTWIWRGTPLLLQLFFVYYAFPYFGITLSPFACVILAFVLNIAAYEAEIIRAGIESIDKGQYEAAKALGMSYWQTMRRIIIPQTVRRVLPATCNEAILTFKDTALVATVTLGDLMRSAKELVFADYRITPFIVAFAFYLLISSILVQLFAKLEKKYSIYE